Genomic DNA from Bacillota bacterium:
CGTTAAGGGAACTAAGTTTGTAAATATCAGGGACGCCGGAGACCCCGTTGAACGGGCCTCCTTTTACGACAACGAAGGTGCCGATGAGCTGGTATTCCTTGATATTACCGCTTCTGTCGAAAAACGCCGGGCTATTATTGATGTAGTCCGAAAAACTGCAGAAGTAGTCTTTATTCCGCTTACAGTCGGTGGTGGCATAAACTCAACCGATTTTATGCAGGAGCTGCTGCAGAGCGGTGCGGATAAAATATCGCTTAATACTGCTGTCTTGAGCAACCCATCGCTGATCAGCGCCGGCGCTGATAAATTTGGCAGCCAGTGCATAGTAGTGGCCATCGACGCCCGGCGCATCCGGGAAGAAGGTCACAGCGACAGTTCGGCCCGGTGGGAAGTATACAGCCACGGCGGGCGTACTCCGACCGGCCTTGATACGGTTGAATGGGCCGCCAGGGCCGAACAGCTGGGCGCCGGAGAAATACTGCTTACTTCCATGGATGCAGACGGAACGCTTGACGGTTACGACACAGAATTGCTGCAGGCTGTTACAGGCGCAGTTAAGATTCCGGTTATTGCTTCCGGGGGGGCGGGAACGCTGGAACATCTTTATGAAGCCCTGACAGTGGGTAATGCCCATGCCGTTTTGGCTGCCTCAATTTTACATTACGGGACTTATAGAATAGCAGATATAAAGAAATATCTTTCCGACAAAGGGCTGCCGGTCAGGCCGGTAGCTGCATAACCAGATAATGAACCGTGAGAGGAGTATCAGATGATGAAAGAACAGGGAACTTACAGGGTTAAAAAGGGAATGGCCCAAATGCAAAAGGGCGGAGTGATCATGGATGTCACTACCGTTGAACAGGCAAGAATCGCTGAAAAAGCCGGAGCTGTAGCCGTTATGGCTCTTGAAAGGGTTCCGGCCGATATCAGGGCTGCCGGCGGTGTAGCCAGGATGGCCGACCCGGAAATGATTCTGAAAATAATGGATGCGGTAACCATCCCTGTCATGGCCAAAGTCAGGATCGGCCATTTTGCGGAAGCCCAGATCCTTGAAGAACTCGGTGTCGACTATATTGATGAAAGTGAAGTTCTCACTCCTGCCGACGAGCAGTACCATATAAATAAACATCTCTTCAAAGTCCCCTTCGTCTGTGGGGCAAGAGACCTGGGTGAAGCGCTCCGCCGCATATCGGAAGG
This window encodes:
- the hisF gene encoding imidazole glycerol phosphate synthase subunit HisF, coding for MLAKRIIPCLDIRDGRVVKGTKFVNIRDAGDPVERASFYDNEGADELVFLDITASVEKRRAIIDVVRKTAEVVFIPLTVGGGINSTDFMQELLQSGADKISLNTAVLSNPSLISAGADKFGSQCIVVAIDARRIREEGHSDSSARWEVYSHGGRTPTGLDTVEWAARAEQLGAGEILLTSMDADGTLDGYDTELLQAVTGAVKIPVIASGGAGTLEHLYEALTVGNAHAVLAASILHYGTYRIADIKKYLSDKGLPVRPVAA